In a single window of the Drosophila miranda strain MSH22 chromosome XL, D.miranda_PacBio2.1, whole genome shotgun sequence genome:
- the LOC108158126 gene encoding furin-like protease 2 isoform X1 — MLDLGGVTRTTTTKRTRNILPIIQEQGSRPSPAREPAYRKHCKQTLPKATATTKTSSSSSNSNSSSSSRAPNPHPPPAAHAKLNRVYLCTFNRMAQSCIYFLLVLVVLSRNTSSALRYSESESVSETQQQINAARRILNSSSSISSESDTESNAAAVNLSLSKTETETETEITQTTSHKANAASARSNTHPDFDSASDPLADELQVIRNTHINASEHEHQHEHEQLEQQHLLNENDVFGPYSIPEEAIYTNEFAVHIPAGKYVADAIADKYGFVNRGQIGALDDYYVFQHHRVSKRSLRSSHKHQSDLRSENEVKWMQQQHEKVRRKRDGPYQDLPTYSPYNVLRPSSHQEYAPDESLFSPYSPEPHLSTHSPRLEYRDVSSHSIFPDPLFKEQWYLVSKNGGAKDGLDMNVGPAWQKGYTGKGVVVSILDDGIQTNHPDLAQNYDPDASFDINGNDSDPTPQDNGDNKHGTRCAGEVAAVAFNNYCGVGVAYNASIGGVRMLDGKVNDVVEAQALSLNPSHIDIYSASWGPEDDGSTVDGPGPLARRAFIYGVTSGRQGRGSIFVWASGNGGRYTDSCNCDGYTNSIFTLSISSATQAGFKPWYLEECSSTLATTYSSGTPGHDKSVATVDMDGRLRPDHICTVEHTGTSASAPLAAGICALALEANPDLTWRDMQYLVVYTSRPSPLEKEGGWTPNGVKRKYSHKFGYGLMDAGAMVSMAEQWTSVPPQHICKSRENNEDRRIEGSFGFTLSTHMDVNGCAGTINEVRYLEHVQCRITLRFFPRGNLRILLTSPMGTTSTLLFERPRDIVKSNFDDWPFLSVHYWGEKAEGRWTLQVINAGRRRVNQPGILSKWQLIFYGTSNQPMRLKSELLNGNPQMRSPIGGANPFLFPSASNIGQPANEGGNYNTDSFAGYLNYQNIFTSAGSEPEPATATLDGQNVTGAAAAELKAEPADATKEKIVLYSCDAECDSLGCYGRGPTQCVACSHYRLDNTCVSRCPPRSFPNQVGICWPCHDSCETCAGAGPDSCLTCAPAHLHVIDLAVCLQVCPDGYFENSRNRTCAPCEPNCASCQDHPEYCTSCDHHLVMHENKCYSACPLDTYETEDNKCAFCHSTCGTCNGPTDQNCITCRPGRYAWQNQCLNSCPDAFYADKKRLECMPCQEGCKTCTSNGLCSECLANWSLNKKDKCIVAGSEACNESEFFSQIEGQCRPCHASCESCNGALETSCMSCPANRLLELSRCVSGCQDGFFMETGVCSPCLHTCSQCISRTNCSNCSKGLELQNGECRTTCADGYYSDRGICAKCYLSCHTCSGPRRNQCVQCPAGWQLAAGECHPECPEGFYKSDFGCQKCHHYCKTCNDAGPLACSSCPPHFMLDGGLCMECLSSQYYDITTSTCKGCHDSCRSCLGPGQYSCKNCAPPLHLDQLNSQCMPCCKQNETTTNDTTISVACCHCDKETGECKATSTGGKRRTVIGSGSMYKSGGGDAEADAQLGGSEGIGNEFRVRLDSPLTAITAIAVAICLLIITIFSIIFAVLQRNSNYVSRNSVRYRKIASKSSSGGSSRRKKNASAAQTSNEARFIFNVGEDDDTDEDDADNTEDDMLDVTTEVKRIVYDPKGTIHGNEFYIESTKDIDAIEFHCKGAGGHASVPKRRSCNEYGNRNGREPDDIISNNTYRDPAATATAATTSCSNNILS, encoded by the exons ATGCTTGATTTAGGAGGTGTCAccagaacaacaacaacaaaaagaacaAGAAACATCCTCCCAATCATACAGGAGCAGGGCAGTAGACCCAGTCCTGCCAGAGAGCCCGCATATCGAAAGCACTGCAAACAAACGCTACcgaaagcaacagcaacgacaaagactagcagcagcagcagcaacagcaacagcagcagtagcagcagagcTCCTAATCCACATCCTCCACCAGCAGCACATGCAAAACTCAATAGAGtctatttatgtacatttaaTCGAATGGCACAGAgctgtatatattttttattagtTTTAGTAGTCCTAAGCCGAAACACTAGTAGTGCTCTTCGatatagcgaaagcgaaaGCGTGAGCGAAACTCAACAACAAATCAATGCCGCACGAAGAATACTcaacagcagtagcagcatcAGCAGTGAGAGCGATACCGAGAGCAATGCGGCGGCTGTTAATTTGTCCCTTAGcaaaactgaaactgaaacagaaacagaaatcACTCAAACCACTTCCCACAAGGCCAACGCCGCGAGCGCGAGGTCCAACACTCACCCTGACTTTGACTCTGCCTCGGACCCCCTAGCAGACGAGTTGCAGGTCATACGTAATACTCATATAAATGCCAGTGAACACGAACACCAGCACGAGCACgagcagctggagcagcagcatctcCTCAATGAGAACGATGTGTTTGGCCCCTACAGTATTCCGGAGGAGGCAATCTACACAAATGAGTTTGCCGTACACATTCCGGCTGGCAAATATGTGGCCGACGCCATTGCGGACAAGTATGGCTTCGTGAATCGGGGTCAG ATTGGAGCACTCGACGATTATTATGTCTTCCAGCATCATCGCGTGTCGAAGCGTTCATTGCGTTCCAGTCACAAGCATCAGAGCGATCTGAGATCCGAGAATGAG GTGAAATGGATGCAGCAACAGCATGAGAAAGTACGACGGAAGCGCGATGGTCCCTACCAGGATCTGCCCACCTACAGTCCGTATAATGTTTTGCGTCCATCAAGCCATCAAGAATATGCCCCCGACGAATCGCTGTTTTCTCCATACTCCCCAGAGCCCCATCTATCCACGCATTCGCCACGCTTGGAGTATCGTGATGTTAGCTCGCATTCCATATTTCCGGATCCCTTGTTCAAGGAGCAGTGGTATCTGGTGAGTAAA AACGGTGGAGCCAAGGACGGCCTGGATATGAATGTGGGACCTGCCTGGCAGAAGGGCTACACCGGCAAGGGAGTTGTCGTCTCTATACTAGACGATGGCATCCAAACAAATCATCCAGATCTGGCCCAGAACTAC GATCCCGATGCCTCATTCGATATCAATGGCAACGATTCGGATCCCACGCCACAGGATAATGGCGACAATAAGCATGGCACACGTTGTGCCGGCGAAGTGGCAGCCGTGGCCTTTAACAATTATTGTGGCGTGGGTGTGGCCTACAATGCCAGCATTGGTG GTGTTCGCATGCTCGATGGCAAAGTCAACGATGTAGTGGAGGCCCAGGCGTTGAGTTTGAATCCCTCGCACATTGATATTTACAGTGCCTCGTGGGGACCCGAGGATGATGGCTCGACGGTGGATGGCCCCGGTCCGTTGGCCCGGCGCGCCTTCATTTATGGCGTGACCAGCGGTCGGCAGGGCAGGGGTTCCATCTTTGTCTGGGCCTCGGGCAACGGTGGCCGCTACACCGATTCGTGCAACTGCGATGGCTACACCAATTCGATCTTCACCCTCTCCATATCGAGTGCCACACAGGCGGGCTTCAAGCCCTGGTACTTGGAGGAATGCTCCTCGACGCTGGCCACCACCTATAGCTCTGGAACGCCGGGCCATGACAAGAGTGTGGCCACCGTCGATATGGATGGACGTCTGCGACCCGATCATATTTGCACGGTGGAGCATACGGGAACTTCGGCTTCAGCGCCGCTGGCAGCTGGAATTTGTGCCCTAGCGTTGGAGGCCAATCCGGATCTCACTTGGCGGGATATGCAGTACCTGGTGGTGTATACGTCGCGACCTTCGCCGCTGGAGAAGGAGGGCGGCTGGACCCCGAATGGCGTCAAGCGGAAATACAGTCACAAATTCGGCTACGGACTGATGGATGCGGGGGCCATGGTCTCAATGGCAGAGCAGTGGACCTCGGTGCCGCCTCAGCATATTTGCAAGTCGCGGGAGAACAACGAGGATCGGAGAATCGAGGGCTCCTTTGGCTTCACACTGTCCACCCACATGGATGTGAATGGCTGTGCGGGGACGATCAATGAGGTGCGATATCTAGAGCATGTTCAGTGTCGCATTACCTTGCGCTTCTTTCCGAGAGGAAATTTAAGGATTCTTCTGACCTCGCCCATGGGCACGACGAGCACTTTGCTGTTTGAACGACCGCGCGACATTGTCAAGTCAAACTTTGACGATTGGCCTTTCCTCAGCGTTCATTATTGGGGGGAAAAAGCCGAGGGACGTTGGACCTTGCAGGTGATAAATGCCGGCCGTCGAAGGGTCAATCAGCCGGGGATTCTATCCAAATGGCAGCTGATCTTTTATGGAACATCCAATCAGCCCATGCGCCTGAAGTCGGAGCTGCTGAATGGGAATCCACAGATGCGTAGCCCCATTGGGGGCGCCAATCCGTTTCTCTTCCCATCCGCCTCGAATATCGGCCAGCCGGCCAACGAGGGCGGCAACTACAACACCGACAGCTTTGCGGGCTATCTCAACTATCAGAATATCTTCACCAGTGCCGGATCGGAACCAGAACCGGCCACCGCTACGCTAGATGGACAGAATGTCACTGGCGCTGCGGCCGCCGAGCTGAAAGCAGAGCCAGCCGATGCCACCAAGGAGAAGATTGTGCTGTACTCCTGCGACGCCGAATGCGATTCCTTGGGCTGCTATGGCCGCGGACCCACACAGTGTGTGGCCTGCAGTCACTATCGATTGGACAA CACCTGCGTGAGCCGTTGTCCGCCTAGATCTTTTCCCAATCAAGTGGGCATCTGCTGGCCCTGCCACGACTCCTGCGAGACCTGCGCTGGCGCCGGACCCGACAGCTGCCTCACCTGCGCCCCAGCCCATCTGCATGTGATCGATCTGGCTGTCTGCCTGCAAGTCTGCCCAGATGGTTATTTTGAAA ATAGCAGAAATCGAACCTGCGCTCCTTGCGAACCAAACTGTGCCTCCTGCCAGgaccatcccgagtattgcaCCAGCTGTGACCATCATCTGGTGATGCATGAGAATAAATGCTACTCGGCCTGTCCCCTGGACACATACGAAACGGAGGATAACAA ATGTGCCTTCTGCCACTCGACATGCGGTACATGCAATGGCCCAACGGACCAGAACTGCATCACGTGTCGACCAGGCCGTTATGCCTGGCAAAACCAATGCCTTAATAGCTGTCCGGATGCATTTTATGCGGACAAGAAGCGGCTGGAGTGCATGCCCTGCCAGGAGGGCTGCAAGACCTGCACCAGCAATGGCCTTTGCTCCGAGTGCCTTGCAAATTGGTCGCTGAACAAGAAGGACAAATGCATTGTGGCCGGAAGTGAGGCGTGCAATGAAT CCGAATTCTTTAGTCAGATTGAGGGCCAGTGCCGTCCCTGTCATGCCTCCTGCGAGAGCTGCAATGGTGCTCTCGAGACGAGCTGCATGTCCTGCCCAGCAAATCGATTGCTGGAGCTGAGCCGATGCGTGAGCGGGTGTCAGGATGGGTTCTTCATGGAGACGGGCGTCTGTTCGCCCTGTCTGCACACCTGCAGCCAGTGCATATCGCGCACCAATTGCAGCAACTGCTCCAAGGGCCTCGAACTGCAGAATGGCGAATGCCGCACTACCTGTGCCGATGG CTACTACAGCGATCGGGGCATCTGTGCCAAGTGCTATCTCAGCTGTCACACGTGCAGTGGGCCACGTCGCAACCAGTGCGTTCAGTGTCCCGCTGGCTGGCAGCTGGCAGCCGGCGAATGCCATCCAGAGTGTCCCGAGGGCTTCTACAAGTCGGATTTTGGCTGTCAGAAGTGCCATCATTATTGCAAGACATGCAATG ATGCCGGTCCTTTGGCCTGCTCCTCGTGCCCGCCACACTTTATGCTCGATGGAGGACTGTGCATGGAGTGCCTTAGCTCACAGTACTACGACATCACGACATCCACCTGCAAGGGTTGCCACGACTCGTGCCGCTCCTGCCTTGGCCCTGGCCAGTATTCGTGCAAGAACTGCGCACCGCCCCTCCATTTGGATCAGTTAAACAGCCAGTGTATGCCATGCTGTAAGCAGAACGAGACCACCACCAACGACACCACAATATCAGTCGCGTGCTGCCATTGCGACAAGGAAACGG GTGAATGCAAAGCTACCTCTACGGGCGGTAAACGGCGTACAGTCATCGGCAGTGGGAGCATGTACAAAAGCGGCGGCGGCGATGCTGAAGCTGATGCCCAGCTTGGAGGCAGTGAGGGCATTGGCAATGAGTTCCGTGTGCGGCTGGACTCTCCTTTGACGGCCATCACGGCCATTGCAGTGGCCATTTGTTTGCTTATTATCACCATATTTTCCATTATTTTCGCTGTTCTACAG CGAAACAGCAACTATGTATCGAGAAATTCCGTAAGATATAGAAAGATAGCCAGCAAATCGTCGTCGGGTGGGAGCAGTCGTCGAAAGAAGAACGCCTCAGCCGCACAGACAAGTAATGAGGCCAGATTTATATTTAATGTGGGCGAGGACGATGACACCGATGAGGATGATGCTGATAATACAGAGGATGATATGTTGGATGTGACGACAGAGGTGAAGCGGATCGTTTATGACCCCAAAGGCACAATACATGGGAACGAATTTTACATTGAGAGTACAAAAGATATTGATGCGATTGAGTTTCATTGCAAGGGAGCCGGTGGCCACGCCTCCGTCCCCAAGAGAAGAAGTTGCAATGAGTACGGGAATAGAAATGGAAGAGAACCAGATGATATTATATCCAACAACACGTACAGAGATCcggcagccacagcaacagcagcaactacTAGCTGTAGCAATAATATCCTCAgctga
- the LOC108158126 gene encoding furin-like protease 2 isoform X2, protein MLDLGGVTRTTTTKRTRNILPIIQEQGSRPSPAREPAYRKHCKQTLPKATATTKTSSSSSNSNSSSSSRAPNPHPPPAAHAKLNRVYLCTFNRMAQSCIYFLLVLVVLSRNTSSALRYSESESVSETQQQINAARRILNSSSSISSESDTESNAAAVNLSLSKTETETETEITQTTSHKANAASARSNTHPDFDSASDPLADELQVIRNTHINASEHEHQHEHEQLEQQHLLNENDVFGPYSIPEEAIYTNEFAVHIPAGKYVADAIADKYGFVNRGQIGALDDYYVFQHHRVSKRSLRSSHKHQSDLRSENEVKWMQQQHEKVRRKRDGPYQDLPTYSPYNVLRPSSHQEYAPDESLFSPYSPEPHLSTHSPRLEYRDVSSHSIFPDPLFKEQWYLNGGAKDGLDMNVGPAWQKGYTGKGVVVSILDDGIQTNHPDLAQNYDPDASFDINGNDSDPTPQDNGDNKHGTRCAGEVAAVAFNNYCGVGVAYNASIGGVRMLDGKVNDVVEAQALSLNPSHIDIYSASWGPEDDGSTVDGPGPLARRAFIYGVTSGRQGRGSIFVWASGNGGRYTDSCNCDGYTNSIFTLSISSATQAGFKPWYLEECSSTLATTYSSGTPGHDKSVATVDMDGRLRPDHICTVEHTGTSASAPLAAGICALALEANPDLTWRDMQYLVVYTSRPSPLEKEGGWTPNGVKRKYSHKFGYGLMDAGAMVSMAEQWTSVPPQHICKSRENNEDRRIEGSFGFTLSTHMDVNGCAGTINEVRYLEHVQCRITLRFFPRGNLRILLTSPMGTTSTLLFERPRDIVKSNFDDWPFLSVHYWGEKAEGRWTLQVINAGRRRVNQPGILSKWQLIFYGTSNQPMRLKSELLNGNPQMRSPIGGANPFLFPSASNIGQPANEGGNYNTDSFAGYLNYQNIFTSAGSEPEPATATLDGQNVTGAAAAELKAEPADATKEKIVLYSCDAECDSLGCYGRGPTQCVACSHYRLDNTCVSRCPPRSFPNQVGICWPCHDSCETCAGAGPDSCLTCAPAHLHVIDLAVCLQVCPDGYFENSRNRTCAPCEPNCASCQDHPEYCTSCDHHLVMHENKCYSACPLDTYETEDNKCAFCHSTCGTCNGPTDQNCITCRPGRYAWQNQCLNSCPDAFYADKKRLECMPCQEGCKTCTSNGLCSECLANWSLNKKDKCIVAGSEACNESEFFSQIEGQCRPCHASCESCNGALETSCMSCPANRLLELSRCVSGCQDGFFMETGVCSPCLHTCSQCISRTNCSNCSKGLELQNGECRTTCADGYYSDRGICAKCYLSCHTCSGPRRNQCVQCPAGWQLAAGECHPECPEGFYKSDFGCQKCHHYCKTCNDAGPLACSSCPPHFMLDGGLCMECLSSQYYDITTSTCKGCHDSCRSCLGPGQYSCKNCAPPLHLDQLNSQCMPCCKQNETTTNDTTISVACCHCDKETGECKATSTGGKRRTVIGSGSMYKSGGGDAEADAQLGGSEGIGNEFRVRLDSPLTAITAIAVAICLLIITIFSIIFAVLQRNSNYVSRNSVRYRKIASKSSSGGSSRRKKNASAAQTSNEARFIFNVGEDDDTDEDDADNTEDDMLDVTTEVKRIVYDPKGTIHGNEFYIESTKDIDAIEFHCKGAGGHASVPKRRSCNEYGNRNGREPDDIISNNTYRDPAATATAATTSCSNNILS, encoded by the exons ATGCTTGATTTAGGAGGTGTCAccagaacaacaacaacaaaaagaacaAGAAACATCCTCCCAATCATACAGGAGCAGGGCAGTAGACCCAGTCCTGCCAGAGAGCCCGCATATCGAAAGCACTGCAAACAAACGCTACcgaaagcaacagcaacgacaaagactagcagcagcagcagcaacagcaacagcagcagtagcagcagagcTCCTAATCCACATCCTCCACCAGCAGCACATGCAAAACTCAATAGAGtctatttatgtacatttaaTCGAATGGCACAGAgctgtatatattttttattagtTTTAGTAGTCCTAAGCCGAAACACTAGTAGTGCTCTTCGatatagcgaaagcgaaaGCGTGAGCGAAACTCAACAACAAATCAATGCCGCACGAAGAATACTcaacagcagtagcagcatcAGCAGTGAGAGCGATACCGAGAGCAATGCGGCGGCTGTTAATTTGTCCCTTAGcaaaactgaaactgaaacagaaacagaaatcACTCAAACCACTTCCCACAAGGCCAACGCCGCGAGCGCGAGGTCCAACACTCACCCTGACTTTGACTCTGCCTCGGACCCCCTAGCAGACGAGTTGCAGGTCATACGTAATACTCATATAAATGCCAGTGAACACGAACACCAGCACGAGCACgagcagctggagcagcagcatctcCTCAATGAGAACGATGTGTTTGGCCCCTACAGTATTCCGGAGGAGGCAATCTACACAAATGAGTTTGCCGTACACATTCCGGCTGGCAAATATGTGGCCGACGCCATTGCGGACAAGTATGGCTTCGTGAATCGGGGTCAG ATTGGAGCACTCGACGATTATTATGTCTTCCAGCATCATCGCGTGTCGAAGCGTTCATTGCGTTCCAGTCACAAGCATCAGAGCGATCTGAGATCCGAGAATGAG GTGAAATGGATGCAGCAACAGCATGAGAAAGTACGACGGAAGCGCGATGGTCCCTACCAGGATCTGCCCACCTACAGTCCGTATAATGTTTTGCGTCCATCAAGCCATCAAGAATATGCCCCCGACGAATCGCTGTTTTCTCCATACTCCCCAGAGCCCCATCTATCCACGCATTCGCCACGCTTGGAGTATCGTGATGTTAGCTCGCATTCCATATTTCCGGATCCCTTGTTCAAGGAGCAGTGGTATCTG AACGGTGGAGCCAAGGACGGCCTGGATATGAATGTGGGACCTGCCTGGCAGAAGGGCTACACCGGCAAGGGAGTTGTCGTCTCTATACTAGACGATGGCATCCAAACAAATCATCCAGATCTGGCCCAGAACTAC GATCCCGATGCCTCATTCGATATCAATGGCAACGATTCGGATCCCACGCCACAGGATAATGGCGACAATAAGCATGGCACACGTTGTGCCGGCGAAGTGGCAGCCGTGGCCTTTAACAATTATTGTGGCGTGGGTGTGGCCTACAATGCCAGCATTGGTG GTGTTCGCATGCTCGATGGCAAAGTCAACGATGTAGTGGAGGCCCAGGCGTTGAGTTTGAATCCCTCGCACATTGATATTTACAGTGCCTCGTGGGGACCCGAGGATGATGGCTCGACGGTGGATGGCCCCGGTCCGTTGGCCCGGCGCGCCTTCATTTATGGCGTGACCAGCGGTCGGCAGGGCAGGGGTTCCATCTTTGTCTGGGCCTCGGGCAACGGTGGCCGCTACACCGATTCGTGCAACTGCGATGGCTACACCAATTCGATCTTCACCCTCTCCATATCGAGTGCCACACAGGCGGGCTTCAAGCCCTGGTACTTGGAGGAATGCTCCTCGACGCTGGCCACCACCTATAGCTCTGGAACGCCGGGCCATGACAAGAGTGTGGCCACCGTCGATATGGATGGACGTCTGCGACCCGATCATATTTGCACGGTGGAGCATACGGGAACTTCGGCTTCAGCGCCGCTGGCAGCTGGAATTTGTGCCCTAGCGTTGGAGGCCAATCCGGATCTCACTTGGCGGGATATGCAGTACCTGGTGGTGTATACGTCGCGACCTTCGCCGCTGGAGAAGGAGGGCGGCTGGACCCCGAATGGCGTCAAGCGGAAATACAGTCACAAATTCGGCTACGGACTGATGGATGCGGGGGCCATGGTCTCAATGGCAGAGCAGTGGACCTCGGTGCCGCCTCAGCATATTTGCAAGTCGCGGGAGAACAACGAGGATCGGAGAATCGAGGGCTCCTTTGGCTTCACACTGTCCACCCACATGGATGTGAATGGCTGTGCGGGGACGATCAATGAGGTGCGATATCTAGAGCATGTTCAGTGTCGCATTACCTTGCGCTTCTTTCCGAGAGGAAATTTAAGGATTCTTCTGACCTCGCCCATGGGCACGACGAGCACTTTGCTGTTTGAACGACCGCGCGACATTGTCAAGTCAAACTTTGACGATTGGCCTTTCCTCAGCGTTCATTATTGGGGGGAAAAAGCCGAGGGACGTTGGACCTTGCAGGTGATAAATGCCGGCCGTCGAAGGGTCAATCAGCCGGGGATTCTATCCAAATGGCAGCTGATCTTTTATGGAACATCCAATCAGCCCATGCGCCTGAAGTCGGAGCTGCTGAATGGGAATCCACAGATGCGTAGCCCCATTGGGGGCGCCAATCCGTTTCTCTTCCCATCCGCCTCGAATATCGGCCAGCCGGCCAACGAGGGCGGCAACTACAACACCGACAGCTTTGCGGGCTATCTCAACTATCAGAATATCTTCACCAGTGCCGGATCGGAACCAGAACCGGCCACCGCTACGCTAGATGGACAGAATGTCACTGGCGCTGCGGCCGCCGAGCTGAAAGCAGAGCCAGCCGATGCCACCAAGGAGAAGATTGTGCTGTACTCCTGCGACGCCGAATGCGATTCCTTGGGCTGCTATGGCCGCGGACCCACACAGTGTGTGGCCTGCAGTCACTATCGATTGGACAA CACCTGCGTGAGCCGTTGTCCGCCTAGATCTTTTCCCAATCAAGTGGGCATCTGCTGGCCCTGCCACGACTCCTGCGAGACCTGCGCTGGCGCCGGACCCGACAGCTGCCTCACCTGCGCCCCAGCCCATCTGCATGTGATCGATCTGGCTGTCTGCCTGCAAGTCTGCCCAGATGGTTATTTTGAAA ATAGCAGAAATCGAACCTGCGCTCCTTGCGAACCAAACTGTGCCTCCTGCCAGgaccatcccgagtattgcaCCAGCTGTGACCATCATCTGGTGATGCATGAGAATAAATGCTACTCGGCCTGTCCCCTGGACACATACGAAACGGAGGATAACAA ATGTGCCTTCTGCCACTCGACATGCGGTACATGCAATGGCCCAACGGACCAGAACTGCATCACGTGTCGACCAGGCCGTTATGCCTGGCAAAACCAATGCCTTAATAGCTGTCCGGATGCATTTTATGCGGACAAGAAGCGGCTGGAGTGCATGCCCTGCCAGGAGGGCTGCAAGACCTGCACCAGCAATGGCCTTTGCTCCGAGTGCCTTGCAAATTGGTCGCTGAACAAGAAGGACAAATGCATTGTGGCCGGAAGTGAGGCGTGCAATGAAT CCGAATTCTTTAGTCAGATTGAGGGCCAGTGCCGTCCCTGTCATGCCTCCTGCGAGAGCTGCAATGGTGCTCTCGAGACGAGCTGCATGTCCTGCCCAGCAAATCGATTGCTGGAGCTGAGCCGATGCGTGAGCGGGTGTCAGGATGGGTTCTTCATGGAGACGGGCGTCTGTTCGCCCTGTCTGCACACCTGCAGCCAGTGCATATCGCGCACCAATTGCAGCAACTGCTCCAAGGGCCTCGAACTGCAGAATGGCGAATGCCGCACTACCTGTGCCGATGG CTACTACAGCGATCGGGGCATCTGTGCCAAGTGCTATCTCAGCTGTCACACGTGCAGTGGGCCACGTCGCAACCAGTGCGTTCAGTGTCCCGCTGGCTGGCAGCTGGCAGCCGGCGAATGCCATCCAGAGTGTCCCGAGGGCTTCTACAAGTCGGATTTTGGCTGTCAGAAGTGCCATCATTATTGCAAGACATGCAATG ATGCCGGTCCTTTGGCCTGCTCCTCGTGCCCGCCACACTTTATGCTCGATGGAGGACTGTGCATGGAGTGCCTTAGCTCACAGTACTACGACATCACGACATCCACCTGCAAGGGTTGCCACGACTCGTGCCGCTCCTGCCTTGGCCCTGGCCAGTATTCGTGCAAGAACTGCGCACCGCCCCTCCATTTGGATCAGTTAAACAGCCAGTGTATGCCATGCTGTAAGCAGAACGAGACCACCACCAACGACACCACAATATCAGTCGCGTGCTGCCATTGCGACAAGGAAACGG GTGAATGCAAAGCTACCTCTACGGGCGGTAAACGGCGTACAGTCATCGGCAGTGGGAGCATGTACAAAAGCGGCGGCGGCGATGCTGAAGCTGATGCCCAGCTTGGAGGCAGTGAGGGCATTGGCAATGAGTTCCGTGTGCGGCTGGACTCTCCTTTGACGGCCATCACGGCCATTGCAGTGGCCATTTGTTTGCTTATTATCACCATATTTTCCATTATTTTCGCTGTTCTACAG CGAAACAGCAACTATGTATCGAGAAATTCCGTAAGATATAGAAAGATAGCCAGCAAATCGTCGTCGGGTGGGAGCAGTCGTCGAAAGAAGAACGCCTCAGCCGCACAGACAAGTAATGAGGCCAGATTTATATTTAATGTGGGCGAGGACGATGACACCGATGAGGATGATGCTGATAATACAGAGGATGATATGTTGGATGTGACGACAGAGGTGAAGCGGATCGTTTATGACCCCAAAGGCACAATACATGGGAACGAATTTTACATTGAGAGTACAAAAGATATTGATGCGATTGAGTTTCATTGCAAGGGAGCCGGTGGCCACGCCTCCGTCCCCAAGAGAAGAAGTTGCAATGAGTACGGGAATAGAAATGGAAGAGAACCAGATGATATTATATCCAACAACACGTACAGAGATCcggcagccacagcaacagcagcaactacTAGCTGTAGCAATAATATCCTCAgctga